In Centropristis striata isolate RG_2023a ecotype Rhode Island chromosome 5, C.striata_1.0, whole genome shotgun sequence, a single genomic region encodes these proteins:
- the LOC131971193 gene encoding piggyBac transposable element-derived protein 3-like: MAAYVDRDTGHEGISTSTFYGGRKREVASVVLPPDGSSDSDEGTSEEDEEDELYTEGQNQDSSSSDQLSDSSSDEAEEGENHSKRGKMFRWRKTKFEHQCTVTPSCFTAPDELSTPLTYFSKFFDDDIFETIAHQTNLYSCQLIGSSINTNASEIKAFIGMKLIMGVVKMPAVENYWATDTRYDKVADVMPVKRFKCLSRMLHFQDNTSSDTSADRLLKVRPVLDHMRGKCVEIESENQFSIDEMMVPYKGKKAGSLRQYLPSKPKKWGFKVFVRAGVSGFVYDFMVYTGKSTFNGATPDKEFGLGGNVVLQLCSTIRNPSNCIVYVDNFFTSLRLITHLKESMGLSSLGTIRKYRLMGCTLEEDRDLLRRGRGSFDFRVDNDAKLAVVKWADNKTVTLVSSCASVIPVGQVRRYSKEEKKKINVPCPKIVSEYNTHMGGVDLADMMIALYRTPAKSHRWYLGIFWQMVDIAVNNAWLLHRRDAAPLGQKHQCLKDFRLDVAKGLIYPEKQKRGRPSKGNEDNTPPRVIKQPKVPRPVDDMRYDGIDHFPILSVKGRCRMCPDGQTSIVCQKCKVRLCIVTGQKPRNCFHSFHCQ; the protein is encoded by the exons ATGGCAGCCTACGTGGACAGAGACACTGGCCATGAG GGAATTTCTACCAGTACTTTCTATggtggaagaaagagagaggtggCATCTGTTGTGTTGCCACCTGATGGTTCATCTGATTCAGATGAGGGAACCAGTGAAGAAGATGAGGAAGATGAATTATATACAGAGGGCCAGAATCAGGACAGTAGCAGCAGTGACCAGCTCAGTGATAGCTCAAGTGACGAGGCAGAAGAGGGAGAAAACCACAGTAAAAGAGGGAAGATGTTCAG gtggagaaaaactaaatttgaGCACCAGTGTACAGTTACACCAAGTTGCTTCACTGCACCAGATGAGCTATCCACTCCACTGACATACTTCTCCAAATTCTTTGACGACGACATCTTTGAGACCATTGCTCACCAGACGAACTTGTATTCATGTCAGCTCATTGGAAGCAGCATCAACACCAATGCCTCTGAAATCAAAGCATTCATTGGAATGAAGTTGATCATGGGTGTAGTGAAAATGCCTGCAGTGGAAAACTACTGGGCAACAGATACGAGATATGACAAAGTGGCAGATGTCATGCCAGTCAAAAGGTTTAAATGTTTGTCTAGAATGCTCCACTTTCAAGACAACACAAGCTCTGACACCAGTGCAGATCGCCTGCTGAAAGTAAGGCCTGTACTTGACCACATGAGGGGGAAGTGTGTGGAAATTGAGAGTGAAAACCAATTCTCAATTGATGAAATGATGGTTCCATACAAAGGCAAAAAAGCTGGAAGTCTGCGGCAGTATCTACCCAGCAAACCCAAGAAATGGGGTTTCAAGGTCTTTGTGCGAGCTGGTGTGTCTGGCTTTGTGTATGACTTCATGGTCTACACAGGGAAGTCTACATTTAATGGTGCTACTCCAGACAAAGAGTTTGGGTTAGGTGGAAATGTTGTTCTGCAGCTGTGCAGCACCATCAGAAACCCCTCCAACTGCATTGTCTATGTTGACAACTTTTTCACATCCCTGAGATTGATAACACATCTAAAAGAGTCTATGGGCCTCAGCAGTTTGGGTACGATTCGAAAGTACCGCTTGATGGGTTGTACATTGGAAGAAGATCGAGACCTCCTACGAAGAGGAAGAGGCAGCTTTGACTTTCGTGTAGACAACGATGCGAAGCTTGCTGTTGTCAAATGGGCAGACAACAAAACTGTCACCTTGGTGAGCTCCTGTGCTTCTGTCATCCCTGTTGGCCAAGTGAGACGATACTccaaagaggaaaagaagaagataaaTGTGCCGTGCCCGAAGATTGTATCTGAGTACAACACTCACATGGGAGGAGTAGATTTAGCCGATATGATGATTGCCCTGTATCGCACTCCAGCCAAGTCCCACCGATGGTACCTGGGCATATTTTGGCAGATGGTCGACATTGCTGTCAATAATGCCTGGCTTCTCCATCGTCGTGATGCAGCCCCACTGGGTCAGAAACATCAGTGTCTGAAGGACTTTAGGTTGGATGTTGCCAAGGGACTCATCTACCCTGAAAAGCAGAAACGGGGTCGCCCctccaaaggaaatgaagacaACACACCACCAAGAGTCATCAAACAGCCAAAAGTCCCCAGGCCTGTGGATGATATGAGATATGATGGGATTGACCACTTCCCTATCCTGTCAGTGAAAGGCCGATGCAGGATGTGCCCGGATGGACAGACCTCCATCGTGTGTCAGAAGTGCAAAGTGAGGCTATGCATTGTCACTGGCCAAAAACCTCGCAACTGTTTCCACAGCTTCCACTGCCAATAG